From Sporosarcina sp. Marseille-Q4943, the proteins below share one genomic window:
- a CDS encoding AMP-binding protein, which yields MSLLSKTVGEVLRDWAKALPEQEAYVYPEHGIRRTYDEFDCETDELAKAFIGMGIQRGEHVAIWSDNKPQWLLSQFATGKMGAVLVTVNTNYQANELEYLLKQSDATTLILDEGYKGTSYIDIIRSICPELQNSKDGVVSSEKLPKLKRIILMTDREESGIYKWSEFLAHAAGITDEELAEREKSMSPEDVINIQYTSGTTGFPKGVMLTHHNIVNNGKIIGDFMKLTEKDRLCIPVPFFHCFGAVLSNLAAVTHGSTMVILEQFNPLRVLEAVQNEKCTALNGVPTMFIAELNHPDFHRFDTSTLRTGIMAGSTCPIEVMKQVIHEMGAEEITICYGQTEASPVITQTQTDDPIEKRVSTVGKPHPFVEVKIIDPLTGEKVPAGSPGELCTRGYHVMKGYYNNEEATSEAIDEDGWLRTGDIAVMDEAGYIDITGRIKDVIIRGGENIYPREVEEFLYTHPGISDVQIVGVPDSRYGEELMAWIIPKKGAAIDEEAIRSFCRGNISHHKIPKYIKFTDEYPMTASGKIQKFKLREMSIDESLSHQL from the coding sequence ATGTCTTTGTTGAGTAAAACGGTTGGCGAGGTCTTAAGGGATTGGGCAAAAGCATTGCCCGAGCAAGAGGCCTATGTATATCCGGAGCATGGAATCAGAAGAACATATGACGAGTTTGATTGTGAGACTGACGAGCTGGCGAAGGCATTCATCGGGATGGGGATCCAGCGGGGGGAGCATGTCGCCATCTGGTCCGATAACAAACCGCAATGGTTGCTGAGTCAGTTTGCGACAGGGAAGATGGGGGCTGTCCTCGTTACGGTGAATACAAATTACCAAGCGAACGAGCTCGAATATTTGCTGAAACAATCGGATGCGACAACATTGATTTTGGATGAAGGATACAAAGGGACGAGCTATATCGACATTATCCGTTCCATTTGTCCGGAACTGCAGAATAGCAAAGATGGCGTCGTTTCCAGTGAAAAGCTGCCGAAATTGAAAAGAATTATTCTTATGACGGATCGCGAGGAATCCGGAATATATAAATGGTCGGAGTTTCTCGCTCACGCTGCCGGTATTACGGATGAGGAATTGGCTGAGCGGGAGAAGAGCATGTCGCCCGAGGACGTTATCAACATCCAATATACATCAGGGACGACAGGCTTTCCGAAAGGTGTCATGTTGACGCACCACAATATTGTGAACAACGGAAAAATCATTGGGGATTTCATGAAATTGACCGAGAAAGACCGACTCTGCATTCCTGTGCCTTTCTTCCATTGTTTCGGAGCGGTTTTGAGCAACTTAGCTGCGGTGACGCATGGATCGACAATGGTCATCCTTGAACAGTTCAATCCTCTTCGCGTATTGGAAGCGGTCCAAAATGAAAAATGCACGGCTCTTAACGGGGTGCCGACGATGTTCATTGCTGAATTGAACCACCCGGATTTCCATAGATTCGACACGTCGACATTGCGGACCGGCATCATGGCGGGCTCCACTTGCCCGATTGAAGTGATGAAACAAGTAATCCACGAAATGGGTGCAGAGGAAATTACGATTTGCTACGGACAGACGGAAGCGTCGCCGGTCATCACGCAGACGCAAACCGATGATCCGATTGAAAAGCGTGTATCGACAGTCGGAAAACCGCATCCGTTTGTCGAAGTGAAAATTATAGATCCGTTGACGGGAGAAAAGGTGCCTGCCGGTAGTCCGGGTGAACTGTGCACACGCGGCTATCATGTGATGAAAGGGTATTATAATAATGAGGAAGCGACAAGTGAGGCAATCGATGAGGATGGTTGGCTTCGTACTGGGGATATCGCTGTCATGGACGAAGCTGGCTATATCGACATTACAGGCCGAATAAAAGACGTCATCATCCGTGGCGGGGAAAACATCTACCCTCGAGAAGTGGAGGAATTCCTATATACGCATCCAGGAATATCGGACGTTCAAATTGTCGGAGTGCCGGACTCGAGATATGGAGAGGAATTGATGGCATGGATCATCCCGAAAAAGGGAGCCGCGATTGACGAGGAAGCTATACGTTCGTTTTGCAGAGGCAATATTTCGCATCATAAAATCCCGAAATATATTAAGTTCACTGACGAATACCCGATGACTGCGTCAGGGAAGATTCAGAAGTTCAAACTTCGTGAAATGTCGATTGACGAATCATTAAGCCATCAACTGTAA